From a single Lentisphaera profundi genomic region:
- the traT gene encoding complement resistance protein TraT, with product MKKILPPLLMLITTGIFCSCASYIDPEGNELQLSGKWLNTVPKARPVSAEGKLVYLSVRNTSLKNIEFSETVKKEVIKIGYKITDDLDQASYVLMINLRYYGSKSETGYHNTAGGMVVAAGGSEALGHGTDLITILIGGLVGKIADNYDKMVTKDIVIDIRLGEKIGKEFETKVSHNNSNQLNETSKNTNSHSNTNRSLGLGGGIGIKTGKDESNAEDKHNGQTGYKTEESSNFTRSEMFFYHEARLLVSVEKRELEDQEAIKALIPELSRSVSQVLP from the coding sequence ATGAAAAAAATACTACCACCACTTCTTATGCTGATAACGACAGGTATTTTCTGTTCCTGTGCCAGCTACATTGATCCGGAAGGTAATGAACTGCAACTTAGTGGAAAATGGTTGAATACCGTCCCCAAAGCTCGACCTGTTAGTGCTGAAGGAAAATTGGTATACCTTTCTGTTCGCAATACCTCTTTAAAAAATATTGAATTTTCAGAGACTGTAAAAAAAGAAGTTATAAAAATCGGCTATAAAATCACTGATGATCTTGATCAAGCCAGCTACGTGCTCATGATCAACCTTCGTTACTATGGTTCAAAATCTGAAACAGGTTATCACAATACGGCTGGCGGCATGGTGGTCGCGGCAGGTGGCAGTGAAGCCCTTGGGCATGGCACAGATCTTATCACCATACTCATTGGAGGTCTTGTAGGTAAAATAGCTGACAATTATGATAAAATGGTAACTAAGGATATCGTGATAGATATTCGCCTAGGCGAAAAAATCGGAAAAGAATTCGAAACTAAAGTAAGTCATAATAATTCGAATCAACTCAATGAGACTTCCAAGAATACCAATAGCCATTCAAATACTAATCGATCACTTGGTCTCGGTGGAGGTATCGGTATCAAAACTGGTAAAGACGAGAGCAATGCCGAAGATAAACATAATGGTCAAACTGGCTACAAAACTGAAGAATCCAGCAATTTCACGCGTAGTGAAATGTTTTTTTATCACGAAGCTAGATTATTAGTCTCTGTAGAAAAACGAGAACTCGAAGATCAAGAAGCCATTAAGGCTCTGATCCCTGAACTTTCTCGCTCTGTCAGCCAAGTACTTCCTTAG